The following coding sequences are from one Paenibacillus stellifer window:
- a CDS encoding sensor domain-containing diguanylate cyclase, whose protein sequence is MPWMKGYPYYLLLVGIISLYMGIMSYRFRRLPGRRYLWILLLLIGLALTGAAAEIMAPMFKLKLWLRNIQQIPLFLIDLFAYAAVKNYTAPSHSISRKRLALLASPIFLYFLLIFTDSYHHLMRSAVGMETVAGISGIYVKPTLLSMGLIAYDQLFSMYAAVLLLISLLRLPRERRKPHIPVLIGMLIPVACIVANPALHITLPGFTALVMLPAVVAIYFTVYRRSALNMGPSVTDYGENSASQGVAVIGPDGGIVSVNETGERLMSRVFGPVSGSWAGRSLIPYLQEHPSLLTSFNERRGGEIKLHMGENEDICWGVSLIPLGGEGFGQASMLLMLKDYSDEKRHERELKYQASMDDLTGLSNRRHFLKTFNAWKGPDGDGLAMLLMDIDDFKLVNDTYGHLAGDQALISFARKLRHLCRNGAFAGRLGGEEFALCLPASGREEAMESAEAIRHALVPHNVMLDGGRLIQLTVSIGVVYAEEPDAPFEELYRQADQALYISKTNGKNMVTMSGEFTAS, encoded by the coding sequence CTAACGGGTGCTGCCGCGGAAATCATGGCTCCGATGTTCAAGCTTAAGCTATGGCTCCGAAATATTCAGCAGATTCCTTTGTTCCTGATCGACTTGTTCGCTTACGCCGCGGTGAAGAATTACACAGCTCCCTCGCACAGCATTTCCCGCAAAAGGCTCGCTCTGCTCGCTTCTCCGATCTTTCTCTACTTCCTTCTGATCTTTACCGATTCCTATCATCATCTGATGCGCAGCGCAGTAGGCATGGAGACCGTCGCCGGCATCAGCGGCATTTATGTGAAGCCGACGCTGCTCAGTATGGGACTTATTGCGTATGACCAGCTATTCAGCATGTACGCTGCCGTTCTGCTTCTCATTTCGCTGCTCCGCCTTCCCCGGGAACGGAGGAAGCCTCATATACCTGTTCTTATCGGCATGCTGATTCCGGTTGCCTGCATTGTGGCGAATCCGGCGCTGCATATTACGCTGCCTGGCTTCACCGCGCTTGTTATGCTCCCGGCGGTGGTTGCGATTTATTTCACAGTGTACCGCCGCTCGGCACTTAATATGGGGCCGTCTGTGACTGATTACGGGGAGAATAGCGCCAGCCAGGGAGTGGCCGTGATTGGCCCGGACGGAGGTATTGTCAGCGTGAATGAAACGGGAGAGCGGCTGATGAGCCGGGTATTCGGACCCGTATCGGGAAGCTGGGCCGGGCGGTCCCTCATTCCATATTTGCAGGAGCATCCTTCCCTTTTGACGAGCTTTAATGAGCGAAGAGGCGGGGAAATCAAGCTCCATATGGGCGAGAACGAGGATATATGCTGGGGCGTATCGCTGATCCCGCTGGGCGGCGAAGGCTTCGGGCAGGCTTCCATGCTGCTCATGCTGAAGGATTATAGCGATGAGAAGCGCCATGAGCGGGAGCTGAAGTACCAGGCCTCCATGGATGACCTCACCGGGCTGAGCAACCGGCGGCATTTCCTGAAGACATTCAATGCCTGGAAGGGTCCGGACGGCGACGGGCTTGCGATGCTGCTGATGGATATTGACGATTTCAAATTGGTGAACGACACCTACGGTCATTTGGCCGGCGACCAGGCGCTTATTTCCTTTGCCCGGAAGCTTCGGCATTTGTGCCGGAACGGAGCGTTCGCCGGACGCCTCGGGGGAGAGGAGTTCGCACTCTGTCTGCCGGCTTCAGGCAGGGAAGAGGCTATGGAGTCGGCGGAAGCGATTCGGCATGCGCTCGTCCCCCATAATGTAATGCTGGACGGGGGAAGACTGATACAGCTGACGGTCAGCATCGGTGTCGTCTATGCCGAGGAGCCCGATGCGCCCTTTGAGGAGTTGTACCGTCAGGCGGATCAAGCTTTATACATATCAAAGACAAACGGCAAGAATATGGTTACGATGAGCGGAGAATTTACCGCCTCCTGA